CGGTAGTCACCATCACGGGGCCCCGCCAGAGCGGCAAGACGACGCTCTGTAGGAAAGTGTTTCCGGGTATGGCCTATGTCAATCTGGAAAGGCCGGATACGCGGGAATATGCCGTTTCCGATCCGCGGGGATTTTTGGCAACCTATCCAGCGGGCGCCATTCTAGATGAGATCCAACGGGCGCCCCATCTCCTTTCTTACATCCAGGTTCTCGTGGACGAAAGTGTCCGCTCACGCCCATTTATCCTCACGGGAAGCCAACAGTTTGAGATGTTGAACACCGTGACGCAATCCCTGGCGGGAAGAACCGCGCTGCTGCGGTTGCTGCCGCTGAGCATCGCGGAACTTGCGCCGCATGAACCAACCGCTGCCCTGGATTGGCTGCTGCTGTACGGTTTTTATCCGCGCATCCATGACCAAAAGCTTGACCCGACCCAGGCCCTGGGCGACTATTTTGCGACCTACGTAGAGCGGGACATGCGGCAAATGGCGGCGATCAAGGATCTTGGGCTCTTTGAAAAATTTGTGAAGCTTTGCGCCGGGCGTATCGGCCAGATTCTCAATCTGCAAAGTCTCGGCAACGATGCCGGCGTTTCGCACACCACCGCCCGGGCCTGGATCAGCCTGCTGGAGGCGAGTTATGTGGTGTTCCTCCTCCCTCCCTGGTACCGGAATATCTCCAAGCGCCTGATCAAATCGCCGAAGCTTTACTTTTACGACGTGGGATTGGCATCCTACCTGCTGGGCATGGA
This DNA window, taken from Syntrophobacterales bacterium, encodes the following:
- a CDS encoding ATP-binding protein is translated as MIERTIEPVLKDAAGKYPVVTITGPRQSGKTTLCRKVFPGMAYVNLERPDTREYAVSDPRGFLATYPAGAILDEIQRAPHLLSYIQVLVDESVRSRPFILTGSQQFEMLNTVTQSLAGRTALLRLLPLSIAELAPHEPTAALDWLLLYGFYPRIHDQKLDPTQALGDYFATYVERDMRQMAAIKDLGLFEKFVKLCAGRIGQILNLQSLGNDAGVSHTTARAWISLLEASYVVFLLPPWYRNISKRLIKSPKLYFYDVGLASYLLGMENESHVSRHPLRGNLFENLVVIEALKYRLNRGKRSNMTFYRDGKGNEVDLVLESGPDVFPIEIKAGATIAADYFKGLSNFSKVIPPLENRASSSALVYGGVEQQQRGSTMIYPFSAIEKMLNELGVRS